The nucleotide window TTCATCCTGCCTGGCTTTAGTTCCCACCAGTCGCTTATACTTCACTTTACCATTCAACTAGCAGTTGTCAGTTGTGTGTCTCCTCTTGACTGCGATGAATGCCACAATCTAGCAATCCCTTTCTACTTATCTCCTCCACAAGATAGCCTTGTGCAACTCATAAATCTGAATTCATTGTTCGTATAACAGAGCCAGGTTAGCTGTATCGCGCTGCCCTTTATCTCTCTGTGCTCCTCCAGCCTTCATCACCTTCTTCTTTGACCTCatattttacaaaaataaatctgctcatCGGACAGCAGTCCTAATAAGAGAAGCTGTGTGTTACAGCCCTCGCACGTGTTGAGTCGAGTTGACTTTCACCTTTTAAAAGATGCATTCAAAATGTCATAGCTCTCTTGAcatttacagtgtgtgtgtgtgtaggtgcaaCACAGCGGCAGCAAAAGCAGGCCCGTGAGTTAGGAGCTGCATAGCCTTGGCCCCCATCACTCCGCCATCTGTCCGTCAATGCTCGCTTAATTCTTGCTCTCCCCAGCTCTCTGTTTTGCCCCCTCCGCCCTGACCCCCTGTGTGTTTATTAGATTAGCAGGAGCGCTGAGTGCTCAGTCTACTGTTAATCCTCAAGTTTATACCTGCTAAGCTTCCCACCCACATGACACCTGGTTTAGATGTGGGGAGCCCCACATCAGGGTTCTGTTGTTACACGACCCACCATTACCACACCAAGATGTCAGCCTTCTGTCAGCGAACACACAACACAGACTTGGAGAAACATTACCTCTCATAGTCCCTTTCTCTTTTCTCCCCCTCCCCCTTTCTCGGCTGGCTGACTGTGTGTCTGGGTTTCATTGGAGTCGGCCTGGTTTTAATTTGAAGCGCTGTTTGTTTTTGAATCCCCCCCATCTCATCTCCTGCCAGCCCTCTGACTGGCCAAGGAGTGTTTGCACACGTTTGGCTTCAAGACAGAAAGCTTTGCCTCCATCCTAAACCCTGAAGGCTACGTgcacgtgtgtttgtgtgtccaaTGGCACACAGCTCCCTTGTTCCCTCATGATTATCCTGAGTGACAGCTCCTGTAATGACAGCAGCTGTATCAATTACTCTGATTACGGCTCTAATTATGATAATGATTGCTACTTCGAGCTAGGGAGGAAATGAACTTTCGGAATACACAATACACGTGCACAACTTGCCCACAACATGAAAGATTGAAAAAAACACGGTTGTACTCAGGAGGGCTGTTTATAATGCTGCCACCtggttgttgttattatttttatccTTCACCTCTCTCAATCATTTCCCCCATTCCTTTTCTCTCCACAGTGAAGCCATCCAAGCCCAGGTGCTACGCTGAAGGCCCCACACAGGAAGGCAAAGACATAGTGCTGAGGTGCAAATCCAACGAGGGCACCAACCCCCTGCAATACAGCTGGGACAAGACCAGCGGCGGCAAGCTGCTGCCCAGCTCCGCCGTGTTGGGTAAGTTCTACCAaacaagtggaaaatcagtTTCCGCACACAGATCCTCTTTCTTTGtaacactgtatatatatatatatatatatatatatatatatatattctttgatGGGTTCTTTGCCCTCACCACAGATCCAGTGGGAGGCACCGTTAACGTGAGGAACGCATCTGCCGGCGCATCTGGCTCCTACCGCTGCATTGCCAGCAACAGGGTTGGCTCTGAGGAATGCACACTGTACCTCAACGTGACACCTCGTGAGTGCCCAGCTAACTTCACCTTGATGCACTTTCACATTTAAACCTGTTGCTCTGCTGTCTGATGGTCAGCTGGATAATGTGTTTGCTGCACTCAAAAAGCTGCACATAGGCAGCAGTACTTTGAGCTAAATGTATCATCAGCATGCTTTAGCAGGTATAATGTTTACCGATTTAACCGTCTTGCATGTTAGTATTTGCTGCCTGAAAGCGCAAACCACAGCTGAGCCGTACAGAAGTATTCTATCAAGACTCTTGATTTATCCAAAAGTCAAAAACctaaaacattttattattaaacagaaatgtttacatttaatatAATTCTTCGAAAAAAACTATAAATTCTCAGAATTAAAATGTGGGAGCCGTCAAATGTTTTATAAATCAATTGACTAATCAATGTAGCCCTAGATGCGATATTTAAGTCTGGTTGAAAGTGTTGGGCCTATCAACAGACTGCCATGTTATTACCATGAAGCCATCCCACTAATATGGCTCGGAATGTACACCTCTCTCTTCCTGTGACTGTGCCAGTGGTACATGTATCAGTGCTAGCAAGTGTACAGCCTAAGCTCAACTGTGTTCAATATTTACTCCCCCACAAACAGTCACTTCAGTAAAATCCTACTGCTGTTCCCTCATTAGGCTAAGCATATAGTTGCTCAATGCTAAAACCACCTGAACACATGGTCAAAGAAGCACTTTGTCTTAGGAGATAATCAGCAgcagtatactgtattttagttattttgtaGGAGGCAGACCCATATATCAAGTCATTGCTACCCTAGTGACATTAAGCAAACATAAACCCTTTCCTTCCTTGTCACCCAGCCCCCAACACTGCAGGCATCATCGCAGGGGCCATTATTGCTGTCCTCCTGTTCCTCATCATCATCGCCATCATCCTCTTCTGCTGCTGCCGTGCCCGTCACAGGAAGAAGTACGAGAAGGAGATCTGCAATGAGATAAGGTACATTCACTAAAACATCAATGACACCCCGCACAGATACCTGAAGCTCCATTTTGATGGAAGTACATTTTCTAACACTGTGTAGACTTTGTTATACAAGAAATGTGGGTTTGGTTGTTTAATACTGGATCAAATGCAAGCCCAAAAAAGGCCATTGGTAATATACGCAATATATCGTTTCAGCTTTTATAGCACACACTTGTTAATAGATCAAGTCTCTTTATGTTGCATTCAAATTGCACTAGGTTAATTAAAAAACCATTTAGGAGAACATTTTTATGATCCATAAatatattgcattggagaaaatCCACTATATTTTCAATTTGAATTTCCACTATAGTGCAGCCAAAGTTACTGGTGATCATTACTGTCAGCTCTTCATGTAGTATGACCCGCAGTCAACTTGAACGAACGCATGCacgcagacacaaacacacacacactcgccctTGCACTAATGCAACAACACGTCTCCAACAGCCATGAAAATGTTTTTTCTCCATCAGCGTTTTCCTTTTTTGAACCCCTCCTCAAATAAACAGCTGTGGTAATCAGTTTGAAAGCTTTGTTTGCTCTGTGGATCCTGTGTAATGTCTGTTGCTGGCTGCCCCCCGGCAACCCTCCAGAGCCACCTACCCTAACCCCCCCTCGCCATCCAACTGTCCATCCAGCCCACGGCTCAGCTCAACCCCCGGGCTTACTATCACTCTGCTACGGACTGAATCTGTCCACAATGTGACACTGGCGCTGTAGGACAAAGAGGATTAGACCTGtcctgtctcacacacacacacacacacgcacacattcaCTGAAACACCACCACACGAAGCTATGGACTAAACAAGCTCCAGCCCCTCAGGCTCAGTTTGATTGAGCATTTAACTGGATTATTGCTGCTTATTAGTTGTTAATGTGGTGGCAGAGGGAGACCAGGGCATCGCTGTGCTGGGATGTTCAACTCTGTCTCGACAGGCTATTACAATCACTGCACACCGCCCCAGCCAATCATAGGCCAACTCCAATTATTTGTCCCTCCTTTATCGAGTCAAATTATGTTTCGATCTTGAAATGACTCATGCAGACTTCTTTAGTATTCATTGTTTTCCCCTCCGTTGGGCAAATCGTTCCAAAAATCCCCCCCCCTTTATTCCTGTCCATCATCAAACTTCCTTTGGTTTATAGCACCTGAGAGAATCATTTCTCACATTAATGTTCTCTAAACTCTAAATGGCTCGGGCTCCATGAGGAATAACAGGAATGCAATGGAAATGTAGTTCTTTGCCCATGCTGTATTTACCATGCAGATCTAAGTACACATttagaaatatactgtataagcAAACATAATCCATTCATTAAAAATACAACATTACCTTGCACGAAACTGCTTTTTGCACTGCTGGTTATTAAGTTGTTTGTTTCAGTACAAGTATTCTGTGCAATGACAATGAAAAGTAATGTCattcaaaaagaaaagaaaaacattgttgTCTAAATGTACTGCTGTCTTTTCCTTTCAGAGAGGACGTGCCGCCTCCTAAGAGTCGTGCTTCAACGGCGCGCAGCTTCACCGTGGGCAGCCAGCGCTCCTCCCTGGGCTCCATGTCGCCCTCCAACCTGCACGAGTACGCCCTGAAGCCCCAGTACGACAAGATCCCATCAGATGAGTACGAGAGGCCTCCCAGCTCGGTCCCTCTGCCCCCACCCACTGCTACCAGGATGGCAGGCCCCAACCTCAGCCGCATGGGGGGCATCGCCGTCATGATCCCTGCCCAGAACAGGGACGGCTCTATCGTCTAGCATGTCCACTTCTCCAGGGGGGGCCATGCGAGGGGATGGGGACGGAGGAGGGAGTGGGACGGAGGAGGGAGTGGGACATAGCCAATGAAGACGGAGCAAGAGCTGGGGTGGACTGACTCAAGCTCAACATTGATTACAAACGGGAGTTTATCTTCTTATGAAGACCTGGCTCTGCTGTGGTGCTGAAGAGAGAAAATTGAGATTTACTGGAATCACAACAGAGCACATTAACTTTTTATCAAATAGAAATACGTAAACAAATGAAAGGAATTTTACTTCCTGGACTTTCTCACTGAAACATGAATTAGTGTGGATTTTAAGCAAAACAGTCAATAtacatattatattgtacataaGTGAatgcatgtttgttttttttaaatatagatgGCCCTTGCTGTAGAGATACTTAGTGTTGAAATCAGATTGAGGCCCCTAATTGTCCCTCTGTACAGCTGTATGCATGCACGTATGTATATAACTGCagctgtatgtatgtgtgtgtgaatataaGTGTATGTTTCTGAATGGGAGTTTGAGAAATGTATTGTTCATTTATCGTCTTTTTAATAACTCCATAACAGTAAGATCATTTTGTCAGGCAATCTTTTagtttttgacatttttaattCCGTTGGTAAACAGGATTGTTGACCTTTCAGAGAAATTGAAGGATGAATTTTTAGAAGGAAAAATAAGTGTATTTAGGACAGCCATTTTCTGTTAAACAGTATGCTGTTTTGAATTGTCCAGGGTGGTGGGGAGGGGCACACAGGATTAGCTGATGGTGAGGGGTAGGTACCACCACATCTTGTGATTGGGTGGATTATTGCCTCTTGACGAAGCTTAAGAAACAATAAAAGAGCGCCATCCCTCCTCCGGAGATCTTAGAGGAGGTAGTGTAGAGGAGGGGAATAAGAGGGGCAGCTGGACAACAGGCTTCACTGAGCAATCTGCTTTGATTGTGTTTGACTGTCAATAGGCCCTAACCCCTGCCACCACCGCAACATGtatccctcccccccccccacacacacacacacacacacacacacacacacacacacacacacacacacacacacacacacacacacacacacacacacgagcatcAAGTCTTAATTCATTATCTGCATAAtcagccccccctcccccacatgTCCAGCATATGCAATTCTCATTTGCAGTTGCATTACAAGGAGCCGATATCAGGATTAACCTTCTCTCTGTGGTCAATGTGAAACCTTTCACGGCTTCTGTAGCATTAATTGGACTTTATAATGAAGGAAGTGAAGCCTGCCGACATGAAGAAAGTGCCCACAAAGAGGATCAAATGAGAAAAGCCTTAGAATGCTGGATATTACTGCTCTGCATTCACTTTACAGCCACTTTGGTTTGAGTTCATTGTGCAGTTCAGCGCTGGATAATCAAAACGCTCGTTCAGTCCGTCAGTCAGCGCAAGTTGCCATAACTCGCAGTTATTCTTATCTGAAACCATGCCCATTCTTCCATCGTTTGCTTACATATTTTGGAAGCCTAACTTCTCAACTTAAAACACCAGTATGGGTACTTGAATGGGGCAGTCTATGTTTTAAATGCCTTGTTTTATTCTTTATTGCAGCCTTACACACCTCCCTCAGTTCCGCTCTGCACAGCCCTAACAGCTGGATTCAGATAACTTCTATTGTGCCTTGTTGCCCCAGTTGAGTTGAGCCACAGCACGCCCGCCGATATGCGCTGTGCAGAAGCTTCCTCCGAGTGGTCGTCATAGCCCACAGTCACTAAAACAATATAATATTCAGCACACAATGAACCTATTGATTGTTTCTGTTTGGGTCAAGTTTAGGGTTTTCCACAATCCACCTACTGTTCACAAATCCCACATAGCGTAAAGCTTGGATTTTATATTCCTAACAGAACTTCATGTTTAGTTTTAtaactttaagtacattttacgTGCTTTTAAACGACAAacattacatatataaatatcctGTTGGAGTTACCCTATCTAATCATAACACAGTTGAATGATATAAAAACAATGTTTGTATGTATATGTGATACTCTGCCGTGCCGTGCTTGGCAAATCTAACTATCTGAAACAAGAGAAGGGTCAGTGTGGGTCTTGACAGTACAGTATGAATGCTCCTTAGTATGAGTGAGTGACTTCTACATTTTTTTTGTGTATATTCTGGGATCTAAGGGGAGCTGAcagttgtagaaacatcttggCACTGGTACTTCCCGGTAGATTTGTTGTCACACCTATTTTCTAACACCAAGGAAAGTGAGACCCGGGCCTGCCCAGACAAAGAAACTACATCTGTCCGTTTCTCTTTTACactaatgtgtgtgtgatagcAAGTGAATTGTACATGAAGGAGTTTGTTGTCAGGATGGGCCCCTGTAAAATGTAGTTAGGCTTTCACCTGCTGACAAACTGTATCGAGTTGTTAGGGCGATGGTCCTGTTACTGTCCCCTATGTGCTCACATTAACTACTAACAATATAAACTGTAGCTTTGAAATCAGAGTACTAATATTGTATGAGGATCTCCTTTGAGGTTTGCACACCGTGTGGAaaccattttttttcttttctgtgtgtattttttgtgctgtatttttgaataataaAAGTCCTTGAAATTAAGAAAGAATAGCCagccatgtttgtttgtttactgAAGCAGTTGCAGCTTTGTTGACTTGAGCGTGAATAAAACTCAATTTATCTCCTCTCCAGCGGCGCGTGTTCTCCTGGGACTCGGCTTCCTGCAGCTTTTTGACTGATTAATTTTAATCAGCCATTGAATTCCACCCCTCACACCAGGTGAGGTGACTTTCTAACAGCTTAATGATTGTAATTAATCAATTAAGCCAGCCTGCTGCCTCCAATACTCGCCATTCAGCTTCAGGGTAAACATGCAAAGGTTTGTGACATGGCTCGCCTACCAGCACTGTTAATATCCTATACACCGTTTCAACATAATTGCATTGCTAGGCAACTGCTCCATGACTACTTCCTGTCTGCTGATGTCAATCGCATACACTGCAACAGGAAATAAACTGGGACACATAGATTGTTTAACAGTGTGCAaggctctatatatatatatatatatatataggcttTATATAGTTTATATACAGGCTTCTTACTGACATATAGCCACTCCCCTGCCACACTGTATTGTCCCTTAGCATCATGGCCATTTGTGTCAACATTTGTCAGGCTTTTTTTTCAATTACAGCCAATTACCCCTCTTAGTTAATGTGGTGGGTAATTACTTTCATTGCAAGCCAGCACTAATCAAAGTTGTACAAAATTAGCCTTCTAATTAAGCTTGCAGGATGGTGGGAAATGCCTAGTTAATGAGTGAGGGGCAGATCATGTACATGTTGGTGTTCCATGTTCCTGTCGCCTTCCTCACACTCTTTATACACTTAAATACATGCTGGTTATCTTGACATGTGGATAGATCGATTATCAGCCAATAGCCCCACTGTGTGCAGGCTGCTGACAGGTAGTCAATAAAAAGACTAAAGCACTTAGTAGCAGTGCTAAGCGGACGTCCATTGCTATAATTGGATGTCAGTAATAGATGGGGCCCCAGAGCATTGATCTGTGGCCAGTCTGAGTCCCTGTGGATTCTAATGGCTCCCCAGCAGCTCTGCACATCAGGGGTTCACTTCTGCGCGGGTTCAGCTGCAGTGATACTACCTGCACAATCACAACCTCCCTACTAATGGATGTGGCGGGGTATTATGGCACGTTTatggtcctgcattcaaaacatTCATTAAAAGGATATTAGCGATATGTGCTACTATTAGCGATATAtgcagattagattaatttacattacatgttagacgcttttatccaaagcgacgtacatactcaatactccccacaggagcaatttggggtgaagtatcttgcccagggacacaacgagacgctgactgcagtggggtttgaacctgtgaccccctgaatcCAACTccaaagaggcttctcaattcttaaatttcccctcctcgactcccctcctcgaggcttagtcccgcccacaggagatgcgagcggaggaccgaggagagaagaagggaagcagcagacgtttaaagaaatgagaactcctctcctctgagcggtcatattaaagcgacgtcggTTCATTATTAGTGGCACAAAACActcaacagctgcatcagctgttgagtgttttgtcatattttataatctctgttagatcatctgaacattgttcccccacatatgtactttgaattcattgagagtgcggtataatgagacaataacaggctacagatgcg belongs to Pseudochaenichthys georgianus chromosome 14, fPseGeo1.2, whole genome shotgun sequence and includes:
- the cxadr gene encoding coxsackievirus and adenovirus receptor homolog — translated: MELTIGHFCCVLLSLFAGLASGVEITSSGPTSIEKASGQSVKLDCQFNLDAVDSGPLDIEWSLISNDNQKEDKVVILYAGDRSYDDYFAQMKGRVHFNSADPKNGDASINLTGLKSVDSGTYQCKVKKAPGIRSRRMLLIVMVKPSKPRCYAEGPTQEGKDIVLRCKSNEGTNPLQYSWDKTSGGKLLPSSAVLDPVGGTVNVRNASAGASGSYRCIASNRVGSEECTLYLNVTPPPNTAGIIAGAIIAVLLFLIIIAIILFCCCRARHRKKYEKEICNEIREDVPPPKSRASTARSFTVGSQRSSLGSMSPSNLHEYALKPQYDKIPSDEYERPPSSVPLPPPTATRMAGPNLSRMGGIAVMIPAQNRDGSIV